In one window of Phycisphaerae bacterium DNA:
- a CDS encoding VanZ family protein: MQWLSAIPEATSTRCRVLIAVDGFGAVVLLTHVPQSIVRHPSWAETAEWPIHATLYCLLTWLLLWLSRSSCSWFRTTTALLSVVLLAAADEVTQDWTGRAASLGDWLADMIGAILAATVWLWRRRACDRKSCDPVLPDHGLLE, encoded by the coding sequence ATGCAGTGGTTGTCTGCTATTCCCGAGGCAACGAGTACTCGCTGTCGCGTCCTCATCGCTGTTGATGGGTTTGGGGCAGTCGTGCTCCTGACTCACGTTCCGCAGAGCATTGTACGCCATCCATCGTGGGCGGAGACAGCCGAATGGCCAATCCACGCTACCCTCTATTGCCTACTAACCTGGCTGCTGCTGTGGCTTAGTCGGTCCAGTTGCAGTTGGTTTCGCACGACAACGGCCTTACTTTCGGTTGTCCTATTGGCTGCAGCCGACGAGGTCACGCAGGACTGGACCGGTCGTGCCGCGAGTTTGGGTGACTGGCTCGCCGATATGATAGGCGCTATCCTCGCTGCGACTGTCTGGCTATGGCGTCGTCGGGCCTGCGATCGGAAGTCGTGTGATCCCGTCCTGCCCGACCACGGCTTGCTGGAGTAG